A region of the Polaribacter sp. L3A8 genome:
AACAACATTTAGAGGTAGATCTTCCGAAAAAGTGAAAGATATTTTCTTGAGGATAGATAACAGTATGCGTTCTAGTTTACGTAAAATGTTTAAAAAAGGGATTAGAGAAAATCCCCATCAATATAAAAAATAGTTATTTTAAATTATTAAAAATAGCAAGCAGTTTTTTTTCTTGATTTTCCCAAATTAATTCTTTTTTAGCTTTTTTTAGTTCTGCAGAAAAATCTTTTTCTAGTAAAGTTTTAATTTGTGCGGCAAGTTCTTTTGGACTTCTATTTTTAATTACTTCACCTACTTTATAAGCTATTGCAATTCTTTTCATTTCTGGTAAATTAGATACTAAAATGGGAACTTCTGCCTGTATGTAATCAAATATTTTATTAGGTAAGGCAAATCTGTAATTTAAACCTAAATCTTCTTCTACGCTAATACCTAAATTGGCTAAAGGTGTTATTTTTTGTAATTTTTTGGGCGTAAGTTTACCTAAAAAATGTACGTTATTATCTAATTTTAGACTGGTAACTTTTTGTTTTAAGGTATCAGAAATATCTCCATCACCAATAATTATTAAAATTGTATTTTCTAAATATAACATGGTGTCTATCATTAATTCTAGTCCTCTGCCTATATTTAGTGCACCCTGGTATAAAATAATTTTTTGCTTAAAATATTGAAAAGGTAATTTGCCTACTTGTATTTCTTTTTCTGTAGGTAAATTCATAATTGTTGTAAAACCAACATTGTATTTTTTAGTATAAAACTCAGCAATACTTTTACAAACGGTGTAGTTATTTTTAAGTTTAGGTAGTATAAAAGATTCTAGGTTAGTCCAACATTTTTTAACAAAAGGTTTGTGTACTAATTCTGGAATTTCAGGAAATAACTCATGACTGTCGTAAACTATTTTTTTACGTTGTAGAATACTAACTAAATAATTAGGCAATAATGTATCTAAATCATTAGAAAGTAGTATGTCTTTTTTATAGAAAAGTAAAATAAAAAATAAGCGAAAATTATATTCAGCATAAAATAAGAAACCCTTGTTAAATATTAATCGGATTCTTTTTGTGGTATAAGTTCTATTTAATGGAGTGCTATTCTTAAGTTTTCGTCCTATTAAAATAATTTTGAACCCATTTTTTTGTAAAGTACAACAAACTTTATCAACACGTTGATCTGTTGATATATCATTAGTTACAGAAACGATT
Encoded here:
- a CDS encoding glycosyltransferase, which gives rise to MKKIIVSVTNDISTDQRVDKVCCTLQKNGFKIILIGRKLKNSTPLNRTYTTKRIRLIFNKGFLFYAEYNFRLFFILLFYKKDILLSNDLDTLLPNYLVSILQRKKIVYDSHELFPEIPELVHKPFVKKCWTNLESFILPKLKNNYTVCKSIAEFYTKKYNVGFTTIMNLPTEKEIQVGKLPFQYFKQKIILYQGALNIGRGLELMIDTMLYLENTILIIIGDGDISDTLKQKVTSLKLDNNVHFLGKLTPKKLQKITPLANLGISVEEDLGLNYRFALPNKIFDYIQAEVPILVSNLPEMKRIAIAYKVGEVIKNRSPKELAAQIKTLLEKDFSAELKKAKKELIWENQEKKLLAIFNNLK